The stretch of DNA GTAAGTTTCCTTGAAAAACCACTATATTTCTTGACACACAAACACTCCAGCAAAACACCACAAAACATCAAtacaaagaaaaataataataaatagtaTATATAAAAGACAATGGTTTAATTATTAAACGGTTGTTTTAAGAATTTGTTTTAACAAAGACATCAGTTTCTCAAAAACCCTTGTCTATTTATTTTGCcccggcaaaaacttgtgtgagacggtctcataggtcgtatttgtgagacggatctcttatttgggtcatccatgaaaaaacattactgtttatgctaaaaatattactttttattgtgaatatgggtagggttgacccgtctcacagattaagattcgtgagacgatctcacatgagacccactcttttcTCCTGTCAAAGACATTAGATTTTAAAAATCGATGtctttaatgtttttttttattaaagacAAATATTAAAGACATCGATTTTTGTAAATCATTATATGTGATCATTTATTTTATAGGACAACGGTTTTCTATTGGCTtgtattttttgaatttttaattaattggaaAAAATAACCAATGCGAGTTTGTGACATTGGTTCTCAATCCCGTTGATGAGATTTTGGGCTTCAAAGTGTTGAGGAGAAGGAAAAGAACCAATGGATTTTGGGCTTCAAAGAGTCCGTTTGGATTTAATAGCTTTTTtcttaataatatatttttaaatttttttttttatatattttgatatgtgTGTGTAAGTATTGTAGTACTTTAAAACTACTTAATTAAACTAAAATAAACCTGTTTCAAAAACCAAAATTTATAGCTTTTAAGTGATTTTTAAATAAGTCACACTAAATAAAAGTGTTTTTTAATCTATATATCAAACACAAAactactaaaaaaaatttacttaaaaAAGCAAACTTAAAAACAATTCTTTAAGCATAATGTTTTTAAAACCAAATACTCTCAAAGTTATCCAACACATAAACCTAGATTCTTTGTGTTATTCGGAAGCAGAGACGGATGTATTCTAGGGATGTACTGGGTTGTAGTCcagcccactttttttttttattttttaataattaagcgacggtttttcaacaaTCGTTGCTAATATTTGCGACAGTTttagtaaaaccgtcgccgatttggatcagcgacggttttaattacagtagcgacggtttattcaaacagtcgctaataacagtcgctattagcgactgttttttgaacaaccgttgctaatagcgacggttgtttcaaaaaccgtcgtacATCAATGTCTTAGTCCAATCAAGTCCCGTCCATTTACAAGGATGAGACCAAATTCACCTATATCCTCTGATCCGCTCCACctcaattctacaaaatttcTCTCCCAAGTCCCAAGCCCTTTAGCGACAGAATAGAATTACGGACTCCCGAAGAAATCGAATTGCTCCTCGGCAAGGCAACAATCCAGGTAAGAATCTgctatacattttttattttgcttttttatagcttctctgtgtgtgatttgtggtttcttgattgtttgttgttgagttgttgattgactattacttgtttatttgtttaataattattttattcttgtttaggATTATAACTTGAACTATTTCAAAATGGAACATTAATCTGCTGCAAAGAAAGGAAAAACATTGATATCCTCTTTCTTTAAGAAGAGAGATCGTCAAGCTAGTGAAGATACTTCAATTCCTACGGTCCTTACAATGCAACATCAATCCAGTGAAAGTTTTCTATTTCCCAATATCCAAATTCCTTCATGTTCCTCTCCTAGAGACGATCATCAGTCTTCGTCTACTTTTATTGAACGAGATCCGGGAAAAAGAAAACAGATATGTGAATATCATGTTAATATACGAGATGAGATAAGACGTTCATATCTAAATATGAGGCCTTATTAACCAGATATGTTGGAGTATCCAGGTACAAAATTTGGAAGCCAGAATCGTCGTTTTCAGAAAATATGGTATCAGAAATTTTATTGGTTGGAGTATTCGccttcaacaaataaggcatattgtttctattgttttcttttcctgAATGATGTTAATTCATCTAATATCTCGGCATTGGTCAATGAAGGATTTGAAAATTGGAAAAGGGTAAACCAAGGAAAAACATGTGCTTTTCTTGCCCATATTGGTTCTGCAGCTTCTTCACCTCATACTATGTGTGAGagaagggctgaaaatttgatAAGGCCCTCACAACATTTTGATAAAGTGATGCATGCACAATCTAAAgaggaaaaagagaaaaatcgTCTGCGTTTGAGCACCTCAATTGTAGCTGTTCGTTGGCTAGCATTTCAAGGTTGTGCTTTTAGAGGTAACGATGAATCTCTATCTTCATCTAATCGtggaaattttcttgaattggtGAAGGCTTTTGCAAAAATGAATATAGAAATTGATGAAGTTGTGCTTGAGAATGCTCCAAAAAATGCCCAATATATCGCTCCAGAAATTCAGAAAGAGATTTTACATATTATGGCCAATAGAGTACGACATATGGTTCGTGAAGAAGTTGGagataaataattatgtattctTGTTGATGAAGCCTGAGATATATCTAAACAAGAGCAAATGGCCATTATATTGAGGTTTGTGAACAATCATGGGATTTTGACAGAAAGATTTTTTGCCATCAAAAGTGTTAGTGACACTACCTCAATGAATTTGAAAAATGAGATATCAAATGTTCTTGTTCATCATGATCTCCATGTTAAGAAAATCAGAGGCCAAGGATATGATGGTGCTAGCAATATGCGTGGAGTGTGGAATGGAATTCAAAcattatttctcaaagattgtcCCTATGCATACTATGTCTACTGTTTTGCACATCGTTTACAACTGACATTGGTTTCTGCAGCTAAGGATGTTAGTGTTATTTGGGAATTCTTTTCTCATTTGGACAATATTGTTAATAATGTCACTTCTTTTACTAAGCGCATTGCTGAATTACATACTGCACAAAGAAATGAAATTGAGTATATGTTGTCAATTGGAGAACGTGATTCTAGAAGTGGTGCAAACCAGATTGGTAATTTGCAACGAGCAGAAGTTACTCGTTGGAGTTCTCACTATGATTCGGTAAAAAGCTTGATAGGTATGTACACTGCAACTTGCAAAGTTTTTGAAGTTCTCAGTGATTATTCTCCAAATGGAAGAGTTAAGGCTGAAGTTCGGGAGATTTACAGAAACATGGCAAGCTTTGAATTTGTGTTTATTTTGCACTTAAtgcataaaattatgagaacaaCAGATACTCTTtgtcaaattttcaaagaaaatcTCAAGACATTTTGACTGCTATCACATTTTTCACTACTACCAAAACTTGTCTTCAAGAATTTAAAGAATGTGGGTGGAATGAATTTTTTCAAGGAAGTTAAAGTTTTTTGCTCAAGAAATGAAATTGATGTGCCTGACCTTGATTGTCTATATAAGATTGGACGTTCCTGTCGGCAAACTacaatagaacatcattaccactttgatgtttttaatgcagcaatagatttcattttgatggagttaaatactcggttcaatgagtcatcggtggaacttctttctcttagtacagctttagatcctaaaaattcatttgactcatttaacagtgatgatatttgcaagcttgcgaagaagttttatcctggagatttcacagatcaagaaattgttgctttggagtatgaattgatacattattataaacttgatgtgatgcagaatttaaaggtttttacacttgttgagttgtgtcagcaattgaccgagagtggacggtcaagtgtttatgttatattgactagattgattcatcttgttttgacattacctgtgtctactgccactactgagcgggatttttcagcaatgaagcatgtgaagacggcacttcgcaataaaatggaggatgactttcttgccgattatttgacactctatattgaacaagatttagctaaacatattgatgtaaattctattattgatgaattttatgttttaaaatctcgtagggcacaacttcgttgaacgatataatgtaaatttttttaaataatatataacttatcatattgagttcaagcccctCCCAGCttttattcctggatccgtccctgttCGGAAGTGAAGGTTATAGTTTGCCATACCGCGGAAGGTAATGCCAGTCTTGAAGAAACAAAGCCTTAGACTTCGCGGATTCAGTCTAGGAGAGCTTCTCCAATATCAGAAGGACCGGTGTTCCCCATCACGGTGCTTATAAAATCTTTCAGCACTGTGGTCCTCTGTGCCACGAAACTGTATAGAATCACCAATAAACCACCGAGTTGAGCCAACAGATGTTaatctttttcttcttctttacgTTACCATCGAATTCATTTGATTTTTCATATTTAGGTACTGAAATTAGGGCCTTTACGCTTTGGGGTAAGTTTTTTATGCATcagaaagctcggaagaaggaGTAGATATCTAGCGAGCCAACTTGTAGTAAGATTTTACAATTTTATCCAACCGTGACATTTAATTTATCTGTATATTTATGCAAGTTAAATAAAGTCCTTAAATATACTATAGTACCATAAGATCTATCTTGCAACCCATGGAATTCATTAAGATTTGTGTttaatattctaaattcgtttttagtcgattcagctggctaaaataaagataaatgtcgttcgagctcgagactagtattTATGTTGTTAACGCCAATGTTCATTTGTATAAGCATGAAGATGTTCAAACATACATAcgtgtgatcatatgatgattgcATTGAACAACACTCATTCAGACTTTTTAAGTGGTTATCAGTTATAGAGTGGATTAAGCCCACAATTATAATTATACACCATTAGTCTTTTGATCCGGGATAACATAGAGGTTATACGTACTAGCACTGTACTTTTATTCATTTACCGACTAGACGAGGGTTATCATGTGGCGAGGTCGGGTGTTGTTCTGACATAAGCAAGAGCCGATGCATTATAGTTTTGGATTCACGTCTCACCTACGGGTATGattatcctatgtgatctaatgagttaatagtgcaagaaaTATCTGGGCAGAATATGAGTTGTGCTTTAATGAAAAATGTTGTTTTTGTTGCACACAAGATTACACTGTAATCACCCAAAAATACATCatatcgttatcgaattcatgtACGACTCTCAATATACAAATGGATGCAGATTTGATGGAGATATCTAAGATAAAAGGACTGTATTACACACTAATTATAAGTTTTTGGTTTTTGCAGACAATATCAATGATACCTACGGATCATGGGACTATGCTACTTagtgctcttaccatgatcagATGAGTGCAATAAGATTTgagttttgacattcttgatcaacgAGTTGATGAAAATAATTGGGCTAATTAAAATAAACCCGAATAAGGATAAATATTGTACTGAATTACATGAAGTTGTAAATCCACATCTATTTGTATCCCTAAACCATTGAGACTCGCAAAAATACTGAATTATGTGAATAGTCAGAttaaaggagttgaatttgatgATTAAGTTTGATGTAGATTAAACATTTTTCTTATGAAAGAGTTTATAAGTTTCCATATTTGTAAGTTGTGGAAGTTGGCTTAGATGCTAATTAAACGAGGAGAGTGCAAGTGTCTAATTTTTTTGAAGAAGTTCCAAAATAAGCAACTACCAAATTGAACAGTGGAATTTTTTAtcttcaaaatttttatttttaattatattaatgaGTTTTGTGCCCTCGTCTCATCGGATTTTTCTGTTCGTTGATTGGAAATATGATGAATCAATAATCCTAAAATGTTTTATTAACAAACATGGAAAATCTAGTCAAATTTCTCAAggaataatgattatttaattatatcatgtGAAGTCAAAAGTTGAAAATAAAACATACGAGTTTTTACAATTGGAAAACACCAAATCCTAGTAGAAAGAGAATTCTAGAATGACTATACTTATATGTAATTCGTTTAAGTTTTGTAAAGACATTGATATGATTTATGTAACGTCCCCATCATTTAAAGGTTcatgtaaaccacatgcatgtaatttattaaatttctttggtattttattaatttgttttaaagcattaatgtaggtttatttcataaattatgagtttaattatttttatgcattttatgcttaATTATTGCATAATAGAATTTAATTCATGGAATTTTAAAAGCtcatgcattaaagatttttaagttgcatttcgcgctcgaacgaggatcggagaccggataagtttcaggaaaattattttaataacatgattcatttttattaattaatataagatgttttaaaggtatttttcaggAAATtggatttattgggtatttttacccgtatgattttaatttttaacggtacgtaaattttatcgaatcgggggactttttaagggttcggttaatattttcaaaatctttccatcacgaaatatttttcgggagtatgTTCGGTTTTAATGAGcctaattttatatttattggacttaaaactcttttaattccttttaatttaaatttaaggacTCATTAAACTAATAGATAACTATTAAAATATTACACATTGACCCTACAACCATTATAACTCTTTCCAACAGCCGACATACATATTCAAAAGTCTCTTACCATCAGTTTCAGAATTAAAACCAGCTGGTGGCATTAGTTTTTCAATCATACGTGCAAAGGAAGGAAGAAAAAAATTGTCTCTCGGGTTCCCTCGCTTCGttcttgatcttcaatcttCAAAGGCACGCATGtacttttatttctgcatcatACATGCTAGTTATTTTCGGATTTGGGTGTTTGTTTGCATAGAAGTTTCGACCCATCCATGCACAGGGAAGATTTTCGGTTTTTGTTCATATACATGCATTCTTTATTGTGACTCACGGTTTTTGCTCCTGTTTGTGCAATGGGACTGTCATGTGGTGCGTTGAGATCTGTGAGTACCGAGAAGAAGAGAAATGATAGGCTGGAAACGAGATCACACGGCGTTGAGGAAGAGTGGTTCACGTTTTTGAGGTTTTGGGGTTCGTAGAGGGTAGATCGATGGAGTGGTGGAGGACCAGCGTTGCAGGAGCCATACCAAGCCATGGACCAGACCCTGAGGGGTCTGAACCACGGCCTGGAAAGGCTCGGCCAGTGCTGGGATGAGCCACGAAGCCGATCGAGCACGGGTAGGAGAGTTAGCCGCGGTAGGAGTCTTTTGATGAGTCTCGGTTCTTAGCAGCCAGCGGTGTGCTTGGGGCTTGTGGTGTGGTTCTGGTAGGTCCATTAGGGTCTGATCTTGGTCGCTAGTAGATTGGTTCGTGGCTAGCGTGAGCTGGTGCGAGCCTAGGAGCGCTAGGATGCGAGTAAAGTCATTTCGGGTTTGGGAAAAGGAAGTCGCATTTTTTCAGCAACTTTCCAGCAAATGTAGGGGActggttttatgggtttagggGCCTGAATTGTTGGGTTTTAGGACTTTTAAGAGTTTATGAggtgtggtaaaaagttgggaattatttggttaagtttcgagtcgattcgggttaaaaccgggacctcgatccaagatttaaaatgaattgGATAATTTGTAAAATGGGcttaagtttacgtctaggaatgctttaaatatgttttgggacatttttaagaagtttggtaagttttggatcaaaataatgagttttggaattatccgggatttaattaCCTGCACGGAACGTAATTTAAAGGATAAATTGAAACAC from Primulina eburnea isolate SZY01 chromosome 6, ASM2296580v1, whole genome shotgun sequence encodes:
- the LOC140835453 gene encoding uncharacterized protein, whose protein sequence is MLEYPGTKFGSQNRRFQKIWYQKFYWLEYSPSTNKAYCFYCFLFLNDVNSSNISALVNEGFENWKRVNQGKTCAFLAHIGSAASSPHTMCERRAENLIRPSQHFDKVMHAQSKEEKEKNRLRLSTSIVAVRWLAFQGCAFRGNDESLSSSNRGNFLELVKAFAKMNIEIDEVVLENAPKNAQYIAPEIQKEILHIMANRVRHMVREEVGDK
- the LOC140835454 gene encoding uncharacterized protein; amino-acid sequence: MAIILRFVNNHGILTERFFAIKSVSDTTSMNLKNEISNVLVHHDLHVKKIRGQGYDGASNMRGVWNGIQTLFLKDCPYAYYVYCFAHRLQLTLVSAAKDVSVIWEFFSHLDNIVNNVTSFTKRIAELHTAQRNEIEYMLSIGERDSRSGANQIGNLQRAEVTRWSSHYDSVKSLIGMYTATCKVFEVLSDYSPNGRVKAEVREIYRNMASFEFVFILHLMHKIMRTTDTLCQIFKENLKTF